AGGCGACGGCCGCCATCGCGCCGATCCACAAGGACATGCACACGACGATGAACAACCACCTCTACCTGAAGCGCCTCCTCTTCTATAAGGGCGAGTGGACGGAGGAGCAGTTGGTCGAGGTGTTCGAGCAGGGTGGGTTGGCGTTCGCCGCGTACTACGGCCTGGCCTGCTGGCATCTCTACGAGGGGAACGACGCGAAGGCGCGGGAGTACTTCCTCAAGGTCGTCGACAACGGCACCTCCTGGGGCGGTTTCGCTCACGTGGCGTCCGAGGCCGAACTCTACCGGGGGCTCCTGTGAGCGAACTCGAGGGGCGGCTGAGCGCCATGGGCGTCGTGGTGCCCGACAGGACCTGGAACAAGGGGAAGAACGTGGCGGTTAACCACGTTGGGGATCTACTCTACGTGGGCGGCCACGGCCCCACCGACCCCGACGGCGTGGTACGCCTGAAGGGCAAACTCGGTCGTGAACTGACGGTCGACCAGGGTTACCAGGCGGCGAGGAACTGCGCCGTAGTCGCGTTGGGTAACCTGAAGTCGTACCTCGGCGACCTCGACCGCATCTTGCGCGTCGTCAAGGTGCTCGGGTTCGTGAACGCGGTTGAGGACTTCCAGCAGCACGGGAAGGTGATCGACGGGTTCTCCGACCTGTGGATCGCCCTCCTGGGCGAGGCCGGTCGCCACGCACGCAGTTCGATCGGTGTCAGCTCTCTCGCAGGCGACATCGCGGTGGAGATCGAGTTCATCTTGCAGGTCCGCTGAAGGGGCGGGGAGGGGAGGTGGTGTCGATGTTGCCCAGCGAGGCGACCTCTACCACCGGCATCAAACGCTATACGCTCACCGAACAGATAGTCGAGTGGCTCTCCACCCGGATCATCACGGGGGAGTACCGACCCAACACGCCGCTCACCGAGGTCGAGTTGGCCGAGACCATTGGGTGTAGCCGCAGCCCGTTGCGAGAGGCGCTGCGGGTACTGGCTCAGGAGGGGTTGGTGGACCTGGTTCCCGGCAAGGGCGCCACGGTGAGCCCGCTGGAGCCCAAGCTGGCCGCCGACCTCTACGACACGAGGGCGCTACTGGAGCCGGCGGCCGCGCGGCTGGCGGTGGCCGTCATCACCGGCGCCGACCTTGCTCGTCTGCGGGACGCCTACGCCGAGCTGCGGCTGGCTGCGGACAACCAAGACGTGACGCGGTACCAGGGCCTCAACTGGTCGTTCCACTCTGACCTCTACAGCCTCTGCCCCAACTCCACGATCGTCGACCTCATCCGACTGACGTGGCGCAGGAGCCTACGCTACGGCCAGCTCCTGCGTAGCAACAGGGACAGGCCGAGGGGCTCGGTCGTGAGGAAGGCGAGGCTCATGGAAGCGATCGAGGCGAGAGACGCCGACGGGGCCGCCGAGCACGTGGCGGCCATCATCATGAGCGGGCGGTCCGACGTCCTGGAGGCGCTGACGGAGCGCCCCGACGACCCCTACAGCTACTGGGAGAAGAGCGAGCTCGCGGCCGGCTGACCCGCGGGGTCGCTCTCGTTCGGCTGGTCGATCGCGAGCCGCCCGGGTGGATGGGCGGCTCGCGACGGTTCGGGTTCTTGTGATCGACGCGGCTCGGCGGCCGCTCAGGCGTTGACGATGACCTCAGCGGACGAGAGGTCGCCCAAGATGTAGGCGTAATCGCCCGGGTTCACGCGCGAGAGAAGCCCCCGCATCATGATCATGATCGTGTCTTCGTAGGGTGCGGTGAACACGTCGAGTTCCTCGAACGTCTGCGCGTTGAAGACGCGCGCCAGGACCGTCCCGCCCTTCACGGCCTTGCCCAGCTTGTCCATGAAGACCTCAGGCTGGAACATCCCACCGTTGGTCGGGCGCACCAGCACGCGCCGCCGCATGAGGTACTGCTTCCTCGGCAGCACCTTCTCGCCCTCCCACATGCCAAGCTCGATCATCACGTTGAACACGCCTTGCACGCACTTCTCGAGGTAGTCCGGGTCGTTGGCCAGCACCGAACCGCCCACCTCGACCACGACGGACGGCTTGCCCTGCTCGATGGCGAGGTCCGTGAGGGTGCCGGAGTGCACGGGCTTGGCGTGCTCGAACAGGATCTCTGTGCCGTACACGCGTGACAGGTGGCGTGAGCGCGCATGAGTCTCGCCGCCCCCGGCGTGAGTGAGCACGTAGTCGATGCCGCTCTCCACCCCGCCGCAGTGGAAATCGAGGACGTAGTCGGCCTTGGCGACGAACCCGGTCGAGATCGTGTGCGCCATCTGCTGGGTGAGCCAGCCACCGGGGTCGCCGGGGAACACCCGGTTGAGGTTGTTCATGTCCGTGTTCATCCCCTGGCCCGTAGTGCGCGTGAACGACTCGAACGCCACCGGGTTACCGAGGGGCATGGCGAGGATGCGCCCCTTGAGCCGCGCGGGGTCAACCCGCTTCAGGACCTCCCTGATGACGAGGACGGCGTACGCCTCGTCGCCGTGAGAGGTCGAGAAGAGGCCGAGGGTAGGGCCTGCGGCGGCGCCTTCGAGCGTGTGCAAGGCGATGCTCAGCTTCTCGCCGGAGGAACGGGTCGTGACGGGCAGCCACTCTAGCTTGGTCATCCGGCGTTCTCCCGTTTCTCCTCCGCGATCCGGAGGTACTCGACGAACGTGGCGCAGACCGACTTGATGTTGTCCTTCAGGCCCTCGACGACGGCGTACTCGTTCGGTGCGTGGATGAGGCCGCCGTGCCCCAGGCCGTACGCGATGAACGGGATGTTCAAGTGGGCGTTGGTGAAGAGGTACGCGGGTCCGGAACCCGGGTAGATGGGCCAGATCTCGCCGTTGGTGTGGCCGGCCTTGTCCATCGCGGCGACCGCGGCCCTGGCGAGGTCGGAGTCGGGGTCTGACTTCGAGTAGGGCGTCACCTCGCTGAAGGTCACCCTGACGTCGTCGTACCCGTGCTTGGCCAGGTGGTCGAGGACGCTTGCGATGATCTTGTCGCCATCCATCTGCGGCACCATGCGCACGTCGATCTTCACGCGCACGCGGTAGGGCACGATCGTCTTCTGGCCGGGGCCGGTGTAGCCGCCGTAGATGCCGTCGATGTTGAAGGACGGCGTGAAGAGGAACTTCTCCATCAAGGCACGACCCTCGAGCCCGTCCATGAACCGCGCCACGTCGGCGCGCTCGGCGAACATCTTCGTGTCGAACGTGGTGAGGAGCCGATCGAGCAGCTGCGTGTCGGTCTCGCCGGGCGGGAGGACGTCGTCGTAGAAACCGTCGACCAGTACCTTGCCGTCGGGCGTGCGCAGGGTGGAGAGGGCGTGGACGAGGCGCCAGACCGGGTTGTCGACCCACGCGCCGTTCATGCCGTGGATGTCCACGCTGCGCGGACCGCCCCAGTCGCCGCCCTTGATCTCGAGCTCGAAGTAGGCGATGCCCTTGTTGCCGAGCAGCACCTTCGGCTTGCCGTTCTCGTCCTGGCGTAGGCCCGGCAGGTAGACGCCGTCGGCGACCCTGAGCTCGTCGGCGTACTCGGGGACGAAGCGCTTCAGGTTCTGGCTGCCGACCTCCTCCTCGCCTTCGATGACGAAGATCAGGTTGATCGGCGTGTAGCCGAGGACCGCCTGCATGGACTTCACGGCGCTGAAGAAGTTCACGAGGGGCCCCTTGGAGTTCGTCACGCCGCGTCCCACGACGCAGGGGCCGTAACCGTCGACGTCCACGATGTCGGCCCCGAAAGGCTCCACGTTCCACTCCTCGAGCGGCTCGGGCGGCTGCACGTCGTAGAGGCAGTACACGATCAGGGTCCCGGCGTTGGGGTCCTCGCTGTCGAGGCGTCCGTAGACGACCGGGCTTCCGCTCTCGTAC
The sequence above is drawn from the Trueperaceae bacterium genome and encodes:
- a CDS encoding M20/M25/M40 family metallo-hydrolase, whose translation is MSVTRTMSLDAALAKLYEHIDQNFDGYLEDIRTLVRQPSVAAQSWGIHEAAEMVRDMIRELGSKDVRLVEYESGSPVVYGRLDSEDPNAGTLIVYCLYDVQPPEPLEEWNVEPFGADIVDVDGYGPCVVGRGVTNSKGPLVNFFSAVKSMQAVLGYTPINLIFVIEGEEEVGSQNLKRFVPEYADELRVADGVYLPGLRQDENGKPKVLLGNKGIAYFELEIKGGDWGGPRSVDIHGMNGAWVDNPVWRLVHALSTLRTPDGKVLVDGFYDDVLPPGETDTQLLDRLLTTFDTKMFAERADVARFMDGLEGRALMEKFLFTPSFNIDGIYGGYTGPGQKTIVPYRVRVKIDVRMVPQMDGDKIIASVLDHLAKHGYDDVRVTFSEVTPYSKSDPDSDLARAAVAAMDKAGHTNGEIWPIYPGSGPAYLFTNAHLNIPFIAYGLGHGGLIHAPNEYAVVEGLKDNIKSVCATFVEYLRIAEEKRENAG
- a CDS encoding RidA family protein, which gives rise to MSELEGRLSAMGVVVPDRTWNKGKNVAVNHVGDLLYVGGHGPTDPDGVVRLKGKLGRELTVDQGYQAARNCAVVALGNLKSYLGDLDRILRVVKVLGFVNAVEDFQQHGKVIDGFSDLWIALLGEAGRHARSSIGVSSLAGDIAVEIEFILQVR
- a CDS encoding succinylglutamate desuccinylase/aspartoacylase family protein is translated as MTKLEWLPVTTRSSGEKLSIALHTLEGAAAGPTLGLFSTSHGDEAYAVLVIREVLKRVDPARLKGRILAMPLGNPVAFESFTRTTGQGMNTDMNNLNRVFPGDPGGWLTQQMAHTISTGFVAKADYVLDFHCGGVESGIDYVLTHAGGGETHARSRHLSRVYGTEILFEHAKPVHSGTLTDLAIEQGKPSVVVEVGGSVLANDPDYLEKCVQGVFNVMIELGMWEGEKVLPRKQYLMRRRVLVRPTNGGMFQPEVFMDKLGKAVKGGTVLARVFNAQTFEELDVFTAPYEDTIMIMMRGLLSRVNPGDYAYILGDLSSAEVIVNA
- a CDS encoding GntR family transcriptional regulator, whose protein sequence is MLPSEATSTTGIKRYTLTEQIVEWLSTRIITGEYRPNTPLTEVELAETIGCSRSPLREALRVLAQEGLVDLVPGKGATVSPLEPKLAADLYDTRALLEPAAARLAVAVITGADLARLRDAYAELRLAADNQDVTRYQGLNWSFHSDLYSLCPNSTIVDLIRLTWRRSLRYGQLLRSNRDRPRGSVVRKARLMEAIEARDADGAAEHVAAIIMSGRSDVLEALTERPDDPYSYWEKSELAAG